Proteins encoded together in one Lentisphaerota bacterium window:
- a CDS encoding DUF4159 domain-containing protein, whose protein sequence is MAMITLRLMDKGLFAAVSATILLAVPFTCAAADSGWLNKGVSKALSVYDGSTKMAKGDDLIDRRGKVTIRRLIPKCPSDWGNDPTALPYLFYQLSLRTDGQFPSYVDNAGLEITSPEIFNYPIIYFTSHFPFSFTDEEVENLKKYLERGGTLWLDDCTGCGPFMDSVPQNVQRIAPGSEMKQMLRTTPEFFDLYNMVYPFDGVPQVGKEQFCRPLQAAYVRGRPAIIFSPNDYGCFWEISTPPTALNPMGEGAHGYLDEGGFRVRDLVYQFSINWLMYTLTH, encoded by the coding sequence ATGGCTATGATCACGCTCCGACTCATGGATAAGGGGCTTTTTGCGGCGGTCTCCGCAACGATCCTATTGGCGGTGCCGTTCACTTGCGCGGCGGCCGATTCGGGCTGGCTGAACAAGGGTGTGTCGAAGGCTTTGAGCGTATATGACGGCAGCACGAAGATGGCAAAAGGTGATGATTTGATCGACCGGCGCGGCAAGGTGACGATTCGGCGGCTGATTCCAAAATGCCCGTCCGACTGGGGTAACGATCCCACGGCGCTGCCTTACTTGTTTTACCAGCTTTCGCTTCGCACCGACGGTCAGTTTCCGAGCTACGTCGACAATGCGGGACTGGAGATCACCAGCCCAGAGATCTTCAATTACCCGATCATCTACTTCACCAGCCACTTCCCGTTCAGCTTCACGGACGAGGAGGTGGAGAACCTGAAGAAATACCTGGAGCGCGGCGGCACGTTGTGGCTCGACGATTGCACCGGATGCGGCCCGTTCATGGATTCCGTGCCGCAGAACGTCCAGCGGATCGCGCCCGGTTCCGAGATGAAGCAGATGCTGCGGACGACGCCCGAGTTCTTTGACCTTTACAACATGGTTTACCCCTTTGACGGGGTGCCGCAAGTCGGCAAGGAACAGTTCTGTCGTCCGCTTCAGGCCGCATACGTCCGTGGACGCCCGGCAATCATCTTCTCCCCGAACGACTATGGCTGCTTCTGGGAAATTTCCACGCCACCGACGGCGCTGAATCCGATGGGGGAGGGCGCTCATGGCTATTTGGATGAAGGCGGGTTCAGGGTGCGCGATCTCGTTTATCAGTTCAGCATCAACTGGTTGATGTATACGCTGACGCACTAG